One stretch of Micromonospora echinospora DNA includes these proteins:
- the helR gene encoding RNA polymerase recycling motor ATPase HelR, which translates to MPVIGDELNLPATSVFDLPERLSAKADPDLIAADERHFAAIADSLRRSIAELTDRLDATRRAAGGRGRQAVDRDQEVRRLSARLRTLRRYGLDLCLGRMVGADGAAPVYVGRLGLTDGAGGRLLLDWRSPAAEPFFGATHADPMGLVSRRRYRWTAGRITDYWDEVFTADALAGHAALDDQSAFIASLGATRSARMRDVLGTIQADQDAIIRAGSRGALVVDGGPGTGKTVVALHRTAYLLHADPRLGERRGGVLVVGPHQPYLNYVSDVLPSLGEEDVQICTLADLVPEGAAAAPEPDPEVARLKASADLVRAVDAAVRFYEEPPATGMTVGVGDAELRLTADDWATAFEAAGPGVPHNEARDDVWEELLTILVEKYHGDEPEEAVRRELGRDRELVTAFGRAWPLLDPLDVVADLWSVPAYLRRCAPWLSVEEIRTLRRADARAWTVADLPWLDAARRRVGDPEASLRRRRDEAVLAAQRVEMDTVVDALIASHAYDDGEGLMTMLYGEDMRTSLVDSSALSVADPDLLAGPFAHVVVDEAQELTDAQWQMLLARCPSRSFTVVGDRAQARHGFTESWPQRLARAGFDRVEVATLTVNYRTPAQVMAAAEPVIRAVLPDANVPTSIRDGAPVRYGVRAELGAVVNGWLAAHPDGVGCVIGDPAFPASDRVRSLTPELAKGLEFDLVVLVDPESFGHGISGAVDRYVAMTRATGELVVLTGP; encoded by the coding sequence GTGCCCGTGATCGGAGACGAGTTGAATCTGCCTGCCACGAGCGTTTTCGATCTTCCCGAGCGTCTGTCGGCGAAGGCCGACCCGGACCTGATCGCCGCCGACGAGCGGCACTTCGCCGCCATCGCGGACAGCCTGCGCCGTTCGATCGCCGAGTTGACCGACCGGCTCGACGCGACGCGCCGGGCCGCGGGTGGCCGGGGCCGGCAGGCGGTCGACCGGGACCAGGAGGTCCGGCGGTTGAGCGCGCGCCTGCGTACGCTGCGCCGTTACGGTCTGGACCTGTGCCTGGGCCGGATGGTCGGCGCGGACGGCGCGGCGCCGGTGTACGTGGGCCGGCTCGGCCTGACCGACGGCGCGGGCGGCCGGCTGCTGCTGGACTGGCGCTCCCCCGCCGCCGAGCCGTTCTTCGGCGCGACCCACGCCGACCCGATGGGCCTGGTCAGCCGCCGCCGGTACCGGTGGACCGCGGGCCGGATCACCGACTACTGGGACGAGGTGTTCACCGCCGACGCTCTGGCCGGGCACGCCGCGCTGGACGACCAGTCGGCGTTCATCGCCAGCCTGGGCGCGACCCGGTCGGCGCGAATGCGTGACGTGTTGGGCACCATCCAGGCCGACCAGGACGCGATCATCCGTGCTGGTTCCCGGGGCGCGCTGGTGGTCGACGGCGGTCCGGGCACCGGCAAGACGGTGGTGGCGCTGCACCGCACCGCGTACCTGCTGCACGCCGACCCGCGCCTCGGCGAGCGCCGGGGCGGGGTGCTGGTGGTCGGGCCGCACCAGCCGTACCTGAACTACGTCTCCGACGTGCTGCCCAGCCTGGGCGAGGAGGACGTGCAGATCTGCACGCTGGCCGACCTGGTGCCGGAGGGCGCCGCGGCGGCGCCCGAGCCCGACCCGGAGGTGGCCCGGCTGAAGGCGTCGGCGGACCTGGTACGGGCGGTCGACGCCGCGGTCCGGTTCTACGAGGAGCCGCCCGCAACCGGGATGACTGTCGGTGTCGGGGACGCCGAGCTGCGGCTCACAGCCGACGACTGGGCGACGGCGTTCGAGGCGGCCGGGCCGGGCGTCCCGCACAACGAGGCCCGCGACGACGTGTGGGAGGAACTGCTCACGATCCTCGTGGAGAAGTACCACGGGGACGAGCCGGAGGAGGCGGTCCGCCGCGAGCTGGGGCGCGACCGGGAACTGGTCACCGCGTTCGGCCGGGCGTGGCCGCTGCTCGACCCGCTCGACGTGGTGGCCGACCTGTGGTCGGTGCCGGCCTACCTGCGCCGGTGCGCACCCTGGCTGAGCGTCGAGGAGATCCGTACGCTGCGGCGGGCCGACGCCCGGGCCTGGACGGTGGCGGACCTGCCGTGGCTGGACGCGGCCCGGCGGCGGGTCGGCGACCCGGAGGCGTCGCTGCGGCGGCGCCGCGACGAGGCGGTGCTGGCCGCGCAGCGCGTCGAGATGGACACGGTGGTCGACGCGCTGATCGCGTCGCACGCCTACGACGACGGCGAGGGCCTGATGACCATGCTGTACGGCGAGGACATGCGCACGAGCCTGGTCGACTCCAGCGCGCTGAGCGTGGCCGATCCGGACCTGCTGGCTGGGCCGTTCGCGCACGTCGTGGTGGACGAGGCGCAGGAACTGACCGACGCGCAGTGGCAGATGCTGCTGGCGCGCTGCCCGTCGCGCAGCTTCACTGTGGTCGGTGACCGGGCGCAGGCGCGGCACGGGTTCACCGAGTCGTGGCCGCAGCGGCTGGCCCGGGCCGGGTTCGACCGGGTCGAGGTGGCGACGCTGACAGTCAACTACCGCACCCCGGCGCAGGTGATGGCGGCGGCCGAGCCGGTGATCCGGGCCGTCCTCCCGGACGCCAACGTGCCCACGTCCATCCGCGACGGCGCCCCCGTACGGTACGGCGTCCGCGCGGAGCTGGGCGCGGTGGTGAACGGGTGGCTCGCCGCCCATCCCGACGGCGTCGGGTGCGTCATCGGCGATCCGGCGTTCCCGGCCTCGGACCGGGTCCGGTCGCTGACCCCGGAACTCGCAAAGGGACTGGAGTTCGACCTGGTGGTGCTGGTCGACCCGGAGTCCTTCGGTCACGGGATCTCCGGCGCCGTGGACCGGTACGTCGCGATGACCCGGGCCACCGGCGAGCTGGTCGTCCTCACCGGGCCGTGA
- a CDS encoding TetR/AcrR family transcriptional regulator, with amino-acid sequence MSKERRRKADPARSLALLWRTREPASRGAGPGLSVDRIVRTAIEIADAEGIDALTMRRVSEALGVGTMSVYTYVPGKAELLDVMVDAVLGDLPRPPDVPGGWRGRLERIARDNLALYRAHPWLLRAETTRPVLGPNVLAKYDYELHAVADIGLDDVEMDAVLTLVLGHAKSAARVALDVAELERETGMTDDQWWQTHGPWLEKFMTAGSFPLAARVGTAAGMAHGGAYGPDHAFEFGLQRVLDGVSVVVAARAAGEPERGKTL; translated from the coding sequence ATGTCGAAGGAGCGCCGGCGCAAGGCCGATCCCGCCCGCAGCCTGGCCCTTCTGTGGCGCACCCGGGAGCCGGCCAGCCGTGGCGCCGGTCCCGGTCTCAGCGTCGACCGGATCGTGCGCACCGCGATCGAGATCGCCGACGCCGAGGGCATCGATGCGCTCACCATGCGCCGGGTCAGCGAGGCGCTCGGTGTGGGCACCATGTCCGTCTACACGTACGTGCCGGGAAAGGCGGAACTGCTCGACGTCATGGTGGACGCCGTTCTCGGTGACCTCCCGCGCCCGCCCGACGTGCCGGGTGGCTGGCGCGGCCGGCTGGAACGCATCGCGCGGGACAACCTCGCGCTCTACCGGGCCCACCCGTGGCTGCTGCGCGCCGAGACGACCCGGCCGGTGCTCGGCCCGAACGTGCTCGCCAAGTACGACTACGAACTGCACGCGGTCGCGGACATCGGGCTCGACGACGTGGAGATGGACGCGGTGCTCACGCTCGTGCTGGGGCACGCCAAGAGCGCGGCCCGGGTCGCGCTGGACGTGGCCGAGCTGGAACGTGAGACCGGGATGACCGACGACCAGTGGTGGCAGACGCACGGCCCCTGGCTGGAGAAGTTCATGACCGCCGGCAGTTTTCCGCTCGCCGCGCGGGTCGGCACGGCCGCCGGGATGGCGCACGGCGGGGCGTACGGGCCGGACCACGCCTTCGAGTTCGGTCTCCAGCGGGTGCTCGACGGCGTCTCGGTGGTGGTGGCCGCCCGCGCCGCGGGTGAGCCGGAGCGCGGGAAGACCTTGTAA
- a CDS encoding YeiH family protein — protein MAAAPEPAVRSTAAGPPAASTADAPAAATSVDRPDGAPSDAPPRADLRSGAFWAWTGLGLLVVLGLAALTRYLEQNVPVWAEGSAVEDVAGAVEYPVYAILLGLLGNLIVTVTGLRDRISAAFRTEFFIKTGLVLLGASINLAVIASAAGPAIAQALLLISGVFLFTWWLAGRFGLDEKLRALLASAVSICGVSAAIAAAGAVRARREQLAYTASLVIAFALPSIFLLPWLADVLGLSDAVAGAWIGGNIDTTAAVTAAGALAGEDALQIASIVKVTQNALMGVVAVALTAYFALHVERRPDAPRPGLGELWRRFPKFVLGFVAASVIATWYLDAAGADGKATMAVVTDLRVWFLILAFVSIGLEVRVSSLREAGWRPVAVFGAATVFNLVLALGLASVLFHGFTV, from the coding sequence ATGGCCGCCGCCCCGGAACCCGCCGTCCGCAGCACCGCCGCCGGGCCGCCCGCGGCCTCCACCGCGGACGCCCCAGCCGCCGCCACCTCAGTGGACCGACCGGACGGTGCGCCCTCGGACGCCCCACCCCGGGCCGACCTGCGCTCCGGCGCGTTCTGGGCCTGGACCGGCCTGGGTCTGCTGGTGGTGCTCGGTCTCGCCGCGCTCACCCGGTACCTCGAACAGAACGTGCCGGTCTGGGCCGAGGGCAGCGCGGTCGAGGACGTGGCCGGCGCCGTCGAGTACCCGGTCTACGCGATCCTGCTCGGCCTGCTCGGCAATCTGATCGTCACCGTGACCGGGTTGCGGGACCGGATCTCCGCCGCGTTCCGTACCGAGTTCTTCATCAAGACCGGTCTGGTGCTGCTCGGCGCCTCGATCAACCTCGCCGTCATCGCGAGCGCCGCCGGACCCGCCATCGCCCAGGCGCTGCTGCTGATCAGCGGCGTGTTCCTGTTCACCTGGTGGCTGGCCGGGCGGTTCGGCCTGGACGAGAAGCTGCGGGCGCTGCTCGCCTCGGCGGTGTCGATCTGCGGAGTCAGCGCCGCCATCGCCGCCGCCGGTGCGGTACGGGCACGCCGGGAGCAGCTCGCGTACACGGCCAGCCTGGTCATCGCGTTCGCGCTGCCGTCGATCTTCCTGCTGCCGTGGCTGGCCGACGTGCTCGGCCTCTCCGACGCGGTCGCCGGCGCCTGGATCGGCGGCAACATCGACACCACCGCCGCCGTCACCGCTGCCGGCGCGCTCGCCGGTGAGGACGCGCTCCAGATCGCCAGCATCGTCAAGGTCACTCAGAACGCGCTGATGGGCGTGGTCGCGGTGGCTCTCACCGCGTACTTCGCGCTGCACGTGGAGCGCCGCCCGGACGCGCCGCGCCCCGGGCTCGGCGAGCTGTGGCGCCGGTTCCCGAAGTTCGTCCTCGGGTTCGTCGCCGCCTCGGTGATCGCCACCTGGTACCTCGACGCGGCCGGCGCGGACGGCAAGGCCACCATGGCCGTCGTGACCGACCTGCGTGTCTGGTTCCTCATCCTGGCCTTCGTCAGCATCGGCCTGGAGGTCCGGGTGTCGTCGCTGCGGGAGGCCGGCTGGCGGCCGGTGGCCGTGTTCGGCGCCGCCACCGTGTTCAACCTCGTGCTCGCGCTCGGGTTGGCGTCGGTGCTGTTCCACGGCTTCACGGTCTGA
- a CDS encoding flavin reductase family protein: MPEPADTPVDADADVDALRTLLRHQASTVTVVTAAGPPAAGFTATSFTAVSLRPPIVSFCLDLGSSSWPVVSRARHVGVHLLGHGQHEVARRFATSGIDRFAGPTRWRPGPEGVPALDDTLAWLLCRVVDRVVVGDHAVVLAEPELLRHADVGSPLLYHRGRYAGLADTTDPGDRRSAA, translated from the coding sequence GTGCCCGAGCCCGCCGACACCCCGGTCGACGCCGACGCCGACGTCGACGCGCTGCGGACGCTGCTGCGCCACCAGGCCAGCACCGTCACAGTGGTCACCGCCGCCGGTCCGCCCGCGGCCGGGTTCACCGCCACCTCGTTCACCGCGGTGTCGCTGCGACCGCCGATCGTCTCGTTCTGCCTGGACCTGGGCTCGTCGAGCTGGCCGGTGGTGTCCCGGGCCCGGCACGTCGGTGTGCACCTGCTCGGGCACGGCCAGCACGAGGTGGCCCGGAGGTTCGCCACCAGCGGGATCGACAGGTTCGCCGGGCCGACCCGCTGGCGGCCCGGCCCGGAAGGGGTGCCGGCCCTCGACGACACACTGGCCTGGCTGCTGTGCCGGGTGGTGGACCGGGTCGTCGTCGGGGACCACGCGGTCGTGCTGGCCGAACCGGAACTGCTGCGGCACGCCGACGTGGGCTCGCCGTTGCTCTACCACCGGGGGCGGTACGCCGGCCTGGCCGACACGACCGACCCCGGCGACCGCCGCTCCGCCGCCTGA
- a CDS encoding NIPSNAP family protein: MITCVVHYTIDPAQIEAFERFARTWMRLVARHGGVHHGYFLPAEGASDRAEALFSFESLAAYEQYRALFGVDPEFVAADRIREESGCVLRYERTFMRPLLPTD; encoded by the coding sequence GTGATCACCTGCGTCGTGCACTACACGATCGATCCCGCGCAGATCGAGGCGTTCGAGCGCTTCGCCCGCACCTGGATGCGGCTGGTGGCACGGCACGGCGGCGTGCACCACGGCTACTTCCTGCCCGCCGAGGGCGCCAGCGACCGGGCCGAGGCGCTGTTCAGCTTCGAGAGCCTGGCGGCGTACGAGCAGTACCGAGCCCTTTTCGGAGTGGACCCGGAGTTCGTCGCCGCCGACCGGATCCGTGAGGAGTCGGGCTGCGTCCTGCGGTACGAGCGCACCTTCATGCGCCCGCTCCTGCCCACCGACTGA
- a CDS encoding helix-turn-helix transcriptional regulator, whose translation MRVVPKTSARLLSMLSLLQARRDWPGSLLAERLRVSPRTVRRDVDRLRELGYPIESAKGPDGGYRLGAGSELPPLLFDDEQAVALTVALQTAASGVTGIEEAAARALTTVRQVMPARLRHRVDGLRVIDVQRAGTPARHRVEPALLMTLSAAVHAREELRFDYESVSTAPPDPHRPPRRVQPHHLVTWGGRWYLVAWDLDRDDWRTFRVDRISPRTPTGPRFTPRELPGGDVAAYVAGRFKGATGPGDWPCRGEVILDLPARVVSGWTRDGIVEELGPDRCRLVLGGWSWPGLAAVLGRYDADIEVIGPPELREAFARLARRYAAAAQAPDTPRTG comes from the coding sequence ATGCGTGTCGTGCCGAAGACTTCCGCCCGACTGCTCTCGATGCTGTCCCTGTTGCAGGCGCGACGGGACTGGCCGGGATCGCTGCTCGCCGAACGGTTGCGGGTCAGCCCGCGTACGGTGCGCCGCGACGTCGACCGGCTGCGCGAGCTGGGCTACCCGATCGAGAGCGCCAAAGGGCCGGACGGCGGCTACCGGCTGGGCGCCGGTTCCGAGCTGCCGCCGCTGCTCTTCGACGACGAGCAGGCGGTCGCGCTCACCGTGGCGTTGCAGACCGCCGCCAGCGGCGTGACCGGCATCGAGGAGGCGGCCGCGCGGGCGCTGACCACGGTACGGCAGGTGATGCCGGCGCGGCTGCGGCACCGGGTGGACGGGCTGCGGGTGATCGACGTGCAACGCGCCGGCACGCCCGCCCGGCACCGGGTGGAACCGGCGCTGCTGATGACGTTGAGCGCCGCCGTGCACGCCCGCGAGGAGCTGCGCTTCGACTACGAGTCGGTGTCCACCGCACCACCGGATCCGCATCGGCCACCGCGCCGGGTGCAGCCGCACCACCTGGTCACCTGGGGTGGGCGCTGGTACCTCGTCGCCTGGGACCTCGACCGCGACGACTGGCGCACGTTCCGGGTCGACCGGATCAGCCCGCGTACGCCCACCGGCCCCCGGTTCACGCCCCGCGAGCTGCCCGGCGGGGACGTGGCCGCGTACGTCGCCGGCCGGTTCAAGGGCGCCACCGGGCCGGGTGACTGGCCCTGCCGGGGCGAGGTGATCCTCGACCTGCCCGCCCGTGTGGTGTCCGGGTGGACCCGCGACGGGATCGTCGAGGAGCTGGGCCCGGACCGCTGCCGGCTGGTGCTGGGCGGCTGGTCGTGGCCCGGGCTGGCCGCCGTGCTCGGCCGCTACGACGCCGACATCGAGGTGATCGGTCCGCCGGAGCTACGCGAGGCGTTCGCCCGCCTGGCCCGCCGCTACGCCGCCGCCGCACAGGCCCCGGACACGCCGCGCACCGGTTGA
- a CDS encoding DinB family protein, whose amino-acid sequence MTGTTTTPTTLDAERADLLAELAEARNMLINTVRGLSDEQAGLRPTASALCLGGLIKHVTSTEESWLRFVVEGPSAMSFALPEGVTWEDFMSGQARELPQWAIERGRDFQMLPEDTLPAILDRYARVAARTEEIVAGVEDLSATWPVPDAPWNEPGSVRSTRRVLIHVIAETTQHAGHADILRESIDGQTTT is encoded by the coding sequence ATGACCGGCACCACCACGACCCCCACCACCCTGGACGCCGAGCGGGCCGACCTGCTGGCCGAGCTCGCCGAAGCCCGCAACATGCTGATCAACACGGTGCGCGGCCTCTCCGACGAGCAGGCCGGGCTGCGGCCGACCGCGAGCGCGCTCTGCCTGGGCGGCCTGATCAAACATGTGACGTCCACCGAGGAGAGCTGGCTGCGGTTCGTGGTCGAGGGCCCCTCGGCGATGTCCTTCGCCCTGCCCGAGGGCGTCACCTGGGAGGACTTCATGTCCGGCCAGGCCCGCGAGCTGCCGCAGTGGGCGATCGAGCGGGGCCGGGACTTCCAGATGCTGCCCGAGGACACGCTGCCGGCCATCCTGGACCGGTACGCCCGCGTCGCCGCGCGTACCGAGGAGATCGTCGCCGGCGTCGAGGACCTGTCGGCGACGTGGCCGGTGCCGGACGCGCCGTGGAACGAGCCCGGTTCGGTCCGCAGCACCCGGCGCGTGCTGATCCACGTCATCGCCGAGACCACCCAGCACGCCGGGCACGCGGACATCCTGCGCGAGAGCATCGACGGGCAGACCACCACCTGA
- a CDS encoding winged helix DNA-binding domain-containing protein, translating to MTVLDQRALNRATLARQMLLDRADLPVADAVAHLCGLQAQEPQEPYVGLWSRLRAFDPAVLSDLLVRRRLVRTHLMRRTVHLLAADDVLAWRTRHDAMLRQRVLGVYRGEFDGVDLDELAAAAREVLADGEPRTNAEIVSVLAARWPDPDRRALGEIVLALVPTVQAPPRGLWRTTAGVRTVALARWLGSDADPAGPDGDDPPGRALVRRYLAAFGPAASADLRAWCGLAGLPAAVAAVRDELVAFRDARGRTLLDLPGAPRPDPDTPAPIRFLPAFDNAVLGYHDRSRIIDDAHRNLSVAGARFVLVDGRVAATWTVDEGVVVVTPLRAFTRAERTAAAEEGAALASFLSEGENHRVRVAAG from the coding sequence GTGACAGTGCTCGACCAGCGCGCGCTCAACCGGGCGACGCTCGCCCGGCAGATGCTGCTCGACCGCGCCGACCTGCCGGTGGCCGACGCGGTGGCGCACCTGTGCGGGTTGCAGGCCCAGGAGCCGCAGGAGCCGTACGTCGGGCTCTGGTCGCGGCTGCGGGCCTTCGACCCGGCGGTCCTGTCGGACCTGCTGGTGCGCCGCCGCCTGGTGCGTACCCACCTGATGCGGCGCACCGTGCACCTGCTCGCGGCCGACGACGTGCTGGCCTGGCGGACCCGGCACGACGCGATGCTGCGCCAGCGGGTGCTGGGCGTCTACCGCGGCGAGTTCGACGGGGTCGACCTCGACGAACTCGCCGCGGCGGCGCGGGAGGTCCTGGCCGACGGCGAGCCCCGCACCAACGCGGAGATCGTGTCGGTGCTCGCCGCCCGCTGGCCGGACCCGGACCGACGGGCGCTCGGCGAGATCGTGCTCGCGCTGGTTCCGACCGTGCAGGCCCCGCCGCGCGGACTGTGGCGGACCACGGCCGGCGTCCGTACCGTCGCGCTGGCCCGGTGGCTGGGCAGCGACGCCGACCCGGCCGGGCCGGACGGCGACGACCCGCCCGGGCGGGCGCTGGTGCGGCGCTACCTGGCCGCGTTCGGCCCCGCCGCGTCGGCGGACCTGCGCGCCTGGTGCGGGCTCGCCGGGCTGCCCGCGGCGGTCGCCGCGGTCCGCGACGAGCTGGTGGCCTTCCGGGACGCGCGGGGGCGGACCCTGTTGGACCTACCGGGCGCGCCCCGGCCCGACCCGGACACGCCCGCGCCGATACGGTTCCTGCCCGCCTTCGACAACGCCGTGCTCGGCTACCACGACCGCAGCCGGATCATCGACGACGCCCACCGCAACCTCTCCGTGGCCGGGGCCCGGTTCGTGCTCGTCGACGGCCGGGTCGCCGCCACCTGGACGGTCGATGAGGGCGTCGTGGTGGTCACGCCGCTGCGCGCGTTCACCCGCGCCGAGCGCACGGCCGCCGCCGAGGAGGGCGCCGCGCTGGCGTCGTTCCTGTCCGAGGGGGAGAACCATCGGGTACGCGTCGCCGCTGGCTGA
- a CDS encoding MalY/PatB family protein codes for MVVSADDGNPLTQLTLDQLRRRTSVKWRLYPPDVLPLWVAEQDVPLAPPVAEALRRAVELGDTGYSYGTAYAEAVGGFAARRWGWADFPVGRTTLVPDVMMGTVEVLRLVTGPGDAVVVTPPVYPPFYAFVTNAGRQVLEAPLGADLRVDPAALEEAFRRARAIGDRPAFLLCNPHNPTGVVHRPDELATVAALAARHGVRVVADEIHSPLALPGARFTPYLTVPGAENAFALVSASKAWNLAGLKAALAVAGPDAADDLARMPEEVSHGPSHLGVLAHTAAFRAGGPWLDRLLDGLDANRALLGSLLAEHLPTVSWRPPEGTYLAWLDCRDLGVPTEAGDGPGVASDLAGPARMFLDRARVALSSGHVFGSGGAGFVRLNFATSPAVLTEAVTRMGRAVRA; via the coding sequence ATGGTCGTTTCCGCCGACGACGGCAACCCGCTCACCCAGCTCACGCTCGACCAGCTCCGGCGGCGCACCAGCGTGAAGTGGCGGCTGTACCCGCCGGACGTGCTGCCGCTGTGGGTCGCCGAGCAGGACGTGCCGCTGGCGCCGCCGGTCGCCGAGGCGCTGCGCCGGGCGGTCGAGCTGGGCGACACCGGCTACTCGTACGGCACCGCGTACGCCGAGGCGGTCGGCGGCTTCGCCGCGCGGCGCTGGGGCTGGGCCGACTTCCCGGTCGGCCGCACCACGCTCGTGCCAGACGTCATGATGGGCACTGTCGAGGTGCTGCGCCTGGTCACCGGCCCTGGTGACGCGGTGGTGGTCACTCCCCCGGTCTACCCGCCGTTCTACGCGTTCGTCACCAACGCCGGGCGGCAGGTCCTCGAGGCGCCGCTCGGGGCGGACCTGCGGGTCGACCCGGCCGCGCTGGAGGAGGCGTTCCGGCGTGCCCGCGCGATCGGCGACCGGCCGGCGTTCCTGCTCTGCAACCCGCACAACCCGACCGGTGTGGTGCACCGGCCCGACGAGCTGGCCACAGTCGCCGCGCTGGCCGCCCGGCACGGCGTACGGGTGGTGGCCGACGAGATCCACTCGCCGCTGGCGCTGCCCGGCGCGCGGTTCACCCCGTACCTGACGGTGCCGGGCGCGGAGAACGCGTTCGCGCTGGTGTCGGCGTCCAAGGCGTGGAACCTGGCCGGGCTCAAGGCGGCGCTGGCGGTCGCCGGGCCGGACGCGGCGGACGACCTGGCCCGGATGCCGGAGGAGGTCAGCCACGGTCCCAGTCACCTCGGGGTGCTCGCGCACACCGCCGCGTTCCGGGCCGGCGGGCCGTGGCTGGACCGGCTGCTCGACGGCCTGGACGCCAACCGGGCGCTGCTCGGGTCGCTGCTGGCCGAGCACCTGCCCACGGTGTCGTGGCGGCCGCCCGAGGGCACGTACCTGGCCTGGCTGGACTGCCGCGACCTCGGCGTGCCCACGGAGGCGGGCGACGGACCGGGGGTGGCGAGCGACCTGGCCGGTCCGGCGCGGATGTTCCTCGACCGGGCCCGGGTGGCGCTCAGTTCCGGGCACGTCTTCGGCTCCGGCGGCGCCGGGTTCGTGCGGCTCAACTTCGCCACCTCCCCCGCCGTGCTCACCGAGGCGGTCACCCGGATGGGCCGCGCGGTACGCGCCTGA
- a CDS encoding GNAT family N-acetyltransferase — protein sequence MAHPAYPLRTPRLLLRPVTLDDLDDVYAWQRRPDVVRWMLGAWPRTREESRLSVAAMAAEDALRAEGDCLTLAVVSDARVIGAVELVWRSAADRTAELGYVFHPDHGGRGLATEAAGALLDWGFGEFGLHRVMARCHADNEPSARLMARLGMRREARHVRSYLFRGEWADQLVYAILADEWRRR from the coding sequence ATGGCCCACCCGGCGTACCCGCTGCGCACACCCCGGCTGCTGCTGCGCCCGGTCACGCTCGACGACCTCGACGACGTGTACGCCTGGCAGCGCCGCCCGGACGTGGTCCGCTGGATGCTCGGAGCCTGGCCGCGTACCCGGGAGGAGTCGCGGTTGTCGGTCGCGGCGATGGCGGCGGAGGACGCGCTGCGCGCGGAGGGCGACTGCCTGACGCTCGCCGTGGTCAGCGACGCGCGGGTCATCGGCGCTGTCGAGCTGGTCTGGCGCAGCGCGGCGGACCGCACCGCCGAGCTGGGGTACGTCTTCCACCCCGATCACGGCGGCCGAGGGCTGGCCACGGAGGCGGCCGGCGCGCTCCTGGACTGGGGTTTCGGCGAGTTCGGGCTGCACCGGGTGATGGCCCGCTGCCACGCTGACAACGAGCCCTCGGCGCGCCTGATGGCCCGGCTCGGAATGCGTCGGGAGGCGCGGCACGTGCGCAGCTACCTGTTCCGCGGCGAGTGGGCCGACCAGCTCGTCTACGCGATCCTGGCCGACGAGTGGCGTCGCCGCTGA
- a CDS encoding MOSC domain-containing protein, producing the protein MTRLASIHLRPVKSLGGVDVDRAEVEPWGLRHDRRWLVLRPDGGKLGSTALPALLGLTAALGPGSIALTARDGSSLTVTEPVDGPPVATDVSRLDTVRLAADEAHDWLSARLGRPVRLAWLDDPRRRPMSAEHGGGPGDPLNLSDAGPLLLTTAPSLRRLRDWIVEGALERGEPAPEPLAMARFRPTVVLDGPFEPFAEDGWTHVRIGAVDFRVSERCDRCSVTLIDPETLASGNEPIRTLARHRRHDGKTWFGIRLVPVTTGEIRVGDPVAVS; encoded by the coding sequence ATGACGCGTCTGGCCTCGATCCACCTGCGTCCGGTCAAGTCCCTCGGCGGCGTCGATGTCGACCGGGCCGAGGTGGAGCCGTGGGGGTTGCGTCACGACCGCCGCTGGCTGGTGCTGCGCCCCGACGGCGGCAAACTGGGCTCGACCGCCCTGCCGGCGCTGCTCGGCCTGACCGCCGCCCTCGGTCCTGGATCGATCGCGCTCACCGCCCGCGACGGGTCGTCGCTGACAGTCACCGAACCGGTCGACGGGCCGCCGGTCGCCACCGACGTGTCCCGGCTGGACACGGTCCGCCTCGCCGCCGACGAGGCGCACGACTGGCTCTCCGCGCGGCTGGGCCGGCCCGTACGGCTGGCCTGGCTGGACGATCCGCGCCGCCGGCCGATGTCGGCCGAGCACGGCGGTGGGCCCGGTGATCCGCTGAACCTCTCCGACGCCGGGCCGCTGCTGCTCACCACGGCGCCGTCGCTGCGGCGGCTGCGGGACTGGATCGTCGAGGGCGCGCTGGAGCGCGGCGAGCCGGCCCCGGAGCCGCTGGCGATGGCCCGGTTCCGGCCGACGGTGGTGCTCGACGGGCCGTTCGAGCCGTTCGCCGAGGACGGTTGGACGCATGTGCGGATCGGCGCCGTCGACTTCCGGGTCTCCGAGCGCTGCGACCGCTGCTCGGTGACGCTCATCGACCCGGAGACGCTCGCCAGCGGGAACGAGCCGATCCGCACGCTGGCCCGGCACCGGCGCCACGACGGCAAGACCTGGTTCGGCATCCGGCTGGTCCCGGTGACCACCGGCGAGATCCGCGTCGGCGACCCGGTCGCCGTCTCCTGA